From Microcebus murinus isolate Inina chromosome 15, M.murinus_Inina_mat1.0, whole genome shotgun sequence, the proteins below share one genomic window:
- the NAA15 gene encoding N-alpha-acetyltransferase 15, NatA auxiliary subunit isoform X3, protein MPAVSLPPKENALFKRILRCYEHKQYRNGLKFCKQILSNPKFAEHGETLAMKGLTLNCLGKKEEAYELVRRGLRNDLKSHVCWHVYGLLQRSDKKYDEAIKCYRNALKWDKDNLQILRDLSLLQIQMRDLEGYRETRYQLLQLRPAQRASWIGYAIAYHLLEDYEMAAKILEEFRKTQQTSPDKVDYEYSELLLYQNQVLREAGLYREALEHLCTYEKQICDKLAVEETKGELLLQLCRLEDAADVYRGLQERNPENWAYYKGLEKALKPANMLERLKIYEEAWTKYPRGLVPRRLPLNFLSGEKFKECLDKFLRMNFSKGCPPVFNTLRSLYKDKEKHLILES, encoded by the exons AGATGTTATGAACATAAACAGTATAGAAATGGGTTGAAATTCTGTAAACAAATCCTCTCAAATCCCAAATTTGCAGAGCATGGAG aaaccctGGCTATGAAAGGATTAACATTGAACTGtttgggaaaaaaggaagaagcttATGAATTGGTTCGTAGAGGTTTGAGAAATGACTTGAAGAGTCATGTGT GTTGGCATGTTTATGGCCTTCTTCAGAGGTCAGACAAGAAATATGATGAAGCCATTAAGTGTTACAGAAATGCACTAAAATGGGATAAAGACAATCTTCAAATCTTAAGGGACCTTTCCTTACTACAGATTCAAATGCGAGATCTTGAGGGTTACAGG gaAACGAGATATCAATTACTTCAGCTTCGACCTGCACAGAGAGCATCATGGATAGGTTATGCTATTGCTTACCATTTATTAGAAGATTATGAAATGGCagcaaaaattttagaagaatttaGGAAAACGCAACAG ACATCCCCTGATAAGGTGGATTATGAATATAGTGAACTACTTTTATATCAGAATCAAGTTCTTCGGGAAGCAGGTCTTTATAGAGAAGCCTTGGAACATCTTTGTACCTATGAAAAGCAGATTTGTGATAAACTTGCTGTAGAAGAAAccaaag gGGAACTTCTGTTACAACTGTGTCGTTTGGAAGATGCTGCGGATGTTTATAGAGGATTACAAGAGAGAAATCCTGAAAACTGGGCCTATTACAAAGGCTTAGAAAAAGCACTCAAACCAG CTAATATGTTAGAAAGGCTAAAAATTTATGAGGAGGCCTGGACTAAATATCCCAGGGGACTGGTGCCAAGAAGGCTGCCATTAAACTTTTTATCTG GTGAGAAGTTTAAAGAATGTTTGGATAAGTTCCTAAGGATGAATTTCAGCAAGGGTTGCCCACCAGTCTTCAATACTTTGAGGTCATTatacaaagataaagaaaag catttaatACTTGAGTCTTAA